The sequence GATGGGAGGATGTTGCGCGGAGGATGTTGCAGGAaaaatgctgcagggagaatgctgtcgggaggatgttgcagggagaatgtTGCAGGGAGAATGGTGCAGGGAGGAtattgcagggaggatgttgcagggagaatgctgctggGAGAATGCTgaagggaggatgttgcagggagaatgcagcagggaggatgttgcagggatgATGCTCCTGGGAGAATGCTGAAGAGAGAATGTTGCAGGGAGAATGTTGCCaagaggatgttgcagggaggatgatCTTGGGAGAATGCTGAatggaggatgctgcagggaggatgctgctagGAGAATGcagcagggaggatgctgcagggaaaataatgcagggaggatgttgcagggaggatgcccCTGGGAGAATGTTGAAGGGAgtatgctgcagggaggatgctgcagggagaatgctgctgtGAGGAtattgcagggaggatgctgcagggagaatgctgccgggaggatgttgcagggaggatgctgcagcgaggatgctgcagggagaatgttgcagggaggatgttgcagggagtaTACTTCAGGGAGAATACTGCAGTAAGAATGCTGCCGGGGGGATGTTACATGGAGGAtactgcagggaggatgctgcttgGAGGATGCTCCAGGGAGGATGCTTCTGGGAGAAAACTACCAgtaggatgttgcagggaggatgctgcagggagggtGTTGCAGGGAGAATGTTGCCGGGAGGATGTTGTAGGGATGATGCTGCAGGGAGAAtactgcagggaggatgttgcagggaggatgctcctGGGAGAATGCTGAAGGGAGGATATTGCAGGGAGAATGTTGCcaggaggatgttgcagggaggattcTCCTGGGAGAATGCTgaagggaggatgttgcagggagaatgttgccaggaggatgttgcagggaggattcTCCTGGGAGAATggtgcagggaggatgttgcagggagaatgctgcagggaagaTGCTGCAgcgagaatgctgcagggaggatgctgcagggaaaaTGCTGCAGGggggatgttgcagggaggatgctgctggGAGAATGTTGCaggaaggatgttgcagggagaatgctgcagggaagatgttgcagggaggatgctcctGGGAAAATGCTGCAAGGAGGATGCTGCAGGAAGAATGCTGCTGGGAGGATGTTGCGCGAAGGATGTTGCAGGGgaaatgctgcagggagaatgctgtcgGGAGGATGCTGCAGGACGAATGTTGCAGGGAGAATGGTGCAGGGAGGAtattgcagggagaatgctgcagggaggatgttgcagggaggatgttgcaagGAGGAAGCTGCTGGAAGAATGCTACTgtgaggatgttgcagggagaatgtTGCCAGGAGGATGTTGAAGGGAGGgtgctgcagggaggatgctgctggAAGAATGCTACtggaaggatgttgcagggaagacgctgcagggaggatgttgcaagGAGAATGTTgctgggaggatgttgcagggaggatgttgtAGGGAGAATGCTACAGGAAGAATACTGCAGGGAGGATGCTGTTGGAAGAATACTACTGGGAGGATATTGTAGGGAGGACACTGCAGGGATGATGTTgccgggaggatgttgcagggaggatgttgtagggggaatgctgcagggagaatgttagcaggaggatgttgcagggaggatgttgtAGGAAGAATGCTGCAGGGAAAATGTTgccgggaggatgttgcagggaggatgttgcaaggaaaatgctgcagggaggatgctgctggAAGAATACAACTAGGAGGATGTTGCatggaggatgttgcagggagaatgtTGCCGGGAGAATGCTACAGGGAGAATGTTGCAGGGAGGATACTGCAGGGAGAATGTGGCAGAGAGAATACTACCCcgaggatgctgcagggaggatgctgcagggagaatgctac is a genomic window of Palaemon carinicauda isolate YSFRI2023 chromosome 39, ASM3689809v2, whole genome shotgun sequence containing:
- the LOC137631324 gene encoding uncharacterized protein; this encodes MLPGGCCREDAAARMLQGECCREDVAGSILQGEYCSKNAAGGMLHGGYCREDAAWRMLQGGCFWEKTTSRMLQGGCCREGVAGRMLPGGCCRDDAAGRILQGGCCREDAPGRMLKGGYCRENVARRMLQGGFSWENAEGRMLQGECCQEDVAGRILLGEWCREDVAGRMLQGRCCSENAAGRMLQGKCCRGDVAGRMLLGECCRKDVAGRMLQGRCCREDAPGKMLQGGCCRKNAAGRMLREGCCRGNAAGRMLSGGCCRTNVAGRMVQGGYCRENAAGRMLQGGCCKEEAAGRMLL